In Arthrobacter burdickii, one DNA window encodes the following:
- a CDS encoding sensor histidine kinase produces MSVLHADEWDLEELARQTALQDYRLPYGETDGLPVDKRDYETPPELLNLVKLAVRVSGMDAGVINIITADQQHQIAAVGVDAGVCSRDDSMCSKVFRSGSITALADASLDPRFADNPFVNGRIADVRAYASVPLVTGSGYALGTLCVFSLRAIGFGVEQREGLEILARQVVEVLELQLTTRQLVEALEVVRRSNEDLAGFAARVSHDLKNPLTAILGYTELSEQDDDVEPSGPAARYFSIIRGSASRMLSTVEEVLEFSRIGGTISRRSVRLGTMVNAVLQDVLPLSSAYDAVVTVQDAPLLVDQAQVTALLQNLVSNAIKYSADGRPPRIEVLASVGETQVLRVVDHGRGIPAEDRTRVLEPLVRLQRDGDPAGTGIGLATCSRIAAAHGGSISLAETPGGGTTVTVDLGPAA; encoded by the coding sequence ATGTCAGTGCTTCATGCCGACGAGTGGGACCTGGAGGAGCTCGCCCGCCAGACGGCCCTCCAGGACTACCGGCTTCCCTACGGCGAGACCGACGGCCTCCCTGTGGACAAGCGCGACTACGAGACTCCCCCGGAGCTCCTCAACCTCGTGAAGCTCGCCGTCCGGGTCAGCGGCATGGACGCGGGCGTCATCAACATCATCACCGCCGACCAGCAGCACCAGATCGCCGCCGTGGGAGTGGACGCAGGAGTCTGCTCGCGGGACGACTCGATGTGCTCGAAGGTCTTCCGGTCCGGCTCCATCACCGCGCTCGCCGACGCGTCCCTCGACCCGCGCTTCGCCGACAACCCCTTCGTCAACGGCCGCATCGCGGACGTGCGGGCGTACGCGTCCGTTCCACTCGTCACCGGGAGCGGGTACGCGCTCGGCACCCTCTGCGTCTTCTCCCTCCGGGCGATCGGCTTCGGGGTGGAACAGCGGGAAGGACTCGAGATCCTCGCCCGGCAGGTGGTCGAGGTCCTCGAACTGCAGCTCACGACGCGCCAGCTCGTCGAAGCCCTCGAGGTGGTGCGCCGCAGCAACGAGGACCTCGCGGGCTTCGCCGCGCGCGTCAGCCATGACCTGAAGAACCCCCTGACGGCGATCCTGGGCTACACGGAGCTCAGCGAACAGGACGATGACGTCGAACCTTCGGGACCGGCAGCACGCTACTTCAGCATCATCCGCGGCAGTGCCAGCCGGATGCTCTCCACCGTCGAGGAGGTCCTCGAGTTCTCCCGGATCGGCGGGACGATCAGCCGCCGGTCCGTACGGCTGGGCACGATGGTGAACGCCGTCCTGCAGGACGTCCTGCCGCTCAGCAGCGCCTACGACGCCGTCGTGACGGTGCAGGACGCGCCACTGCTGGTGGATCAGGCGCAGGTCACCGCACTCCTGCAGAACCTCGTCTCCAACGCCATCAAGTACTCGGCGGACGGCAGGCCTCCGCGGATCGAGGTCCTCGCGAGCGTCGGCGAGACCCAGGTGCTGCGCGTCGTCGACCACGGCAGGGGCATCCCTGCCGAGGACCGGACGAGGGTACTGGAGCCGCTCGTGCGCCTGCAGCGCGACGGTGATCCCGCAGGCACCGGCATCGGCCTCGCGACCTGCTCGCGGATCGCGGCAGCACACGGGGGATCGATCAGCCTGGCGGAGACACCGGGCGGCGGCACGACCGTGACCGTGGACCTCGGCCCCGCAGCCTGA